The following proteins come from a genomic window of Oncorhynchus mykiss isolate Arlee chromosome 19, USDA_OmykA_1.1, whole genome shotgun sequence:
- the LOC110497486 gene encoding myozenin-2: MDLGIKVSTPKDIMLEELSLQSNRGSRLFKMRQRRSEKYTFESIQNEANVQLSRDLLAENVDSAENKEGSKTLPYTPAPGNPSNPESIAPGYGGPLKDVPAETFNSTAIPKSILPWEQAIINDPNLAETLNIRMPVPEPRPEAPEYKSFNRVATPFGGFDKAPQSSGITFKLPEIDLNLPNYSELQDPGVKRPTFNRVAQGWITDGIPLILPTVPLEPMPIPESDDL, from the exons ATGGACCTGGGGATAAAGGTTAGCACTCCCAAAGACATCATGCTGGAGGAGCTGTCACTGCAATCCAACAGAGGCTCTCGTCTTTTCAAAATGCGCCAGCGAAGATCAGAGAAATACACGTTTGAAAGTATCCAAAATGAGGCAAACGTGCAGCTGAGT AGGGATCTGCTAGCTGAGAATGTAGACAGTGCCGAAAACAAAGAGGGATCAAAAACACTTCCTTACACACCCGCCCCAGGAAACCCTTCAAATCCAGAAAGCATTGCACCAG GATATGGAGGCCCCTTGAAGGATGTCCCTGCAGAGACGTTCAACTCTACAGCTATACCCAAGTCTATACTCCCTTGGGAGCAAGCTATCATTAACGACCCCAACCTGGCCGAGACCCTCAATATCAGGATGCCTGTCCCTGAACCCAGACCAGAGGCTCCTGAATACAAGAGCTTTAACAG GGTGGCCACACCGTTTGGTGGTTTCGACAAAGCCCCCCAGAGCAGTGGGATCACGTTCAAGCTCCCCGAGATCGACCTGAACCTCCCCAACTACTCTGAGCTCCAGGACCCAGGGGTGAAACGGCCCACCTTCAACAGGGTCGCCCAGGGATGGATAACCGACGGCATCCCACTGATCCTGCCCACCGTGCCTCTGGAACCTATGCCCATCCCTGAGTCCGATGACCTCTAG